A section of the Roseivirga sp. BDSF3-8 genome encodes:
- a CDS encoding phenylalanine 4-monooxygenase yields MRQQYENYTAEDFEVWKILFDRQIVNLPKAATSEFMAGLDKIHFTADRIPNFEHTNKILKEMTGWEVYAVPGIVEDELFFNLMADRKFPATTWLRKMEQLEYLQEPDMFHDVFGHIPLLTNQPFVDFLQSLSKLGQKYVGNDWAIQLLSRIYWFTVEFGLIRENGELRIYGAGILSSGGETKYSLSSEPEHLTYNVEQILRTPYRKDVFQEKYFIIDSYEELYQSMPEIERLLEEMVNEVPAEVAR; encoded by the coding sequence ATGAGACAACAGTACGAAAATTACACTGCCGAAGATTTTGAGGTTTGGAAGATCCTTTTCGATAGACAGATAGTGAACCTGCCCAAGGCAGCCACTTCAGAATTTATGGCTGGCCTGGATAAAATCCACTTTACAGCGGATCGTATCCCTAACTTCGAACATACAAATAAGATTCTGAAGGAGATGACCGGCTGGGAAGTGTATGCAGTGCCAGGAATCGTGGAGGACGAGCTGTTCTTTAACCTGATGGCAGACCGTAAATTCCCTGCTACTACCTGGTTGCGTAAAATGGAGCAGCTAGAGTACCTGCAGGAGCCCGATATGTTTCATGATGTTTTCGGTCATATCCCCTTACTGACTAACCAGCCCTTTGTAGACTTCCTGCAGTCTCTAAGTAAACTGGGGCAGAAATATGTTGGTAATGACTGGGCGATCCAGCTTTTGAGCCGAATCTACTGGTTCACTGTAGAGTTTGGCCTCATCCGTGAAAACGGCGAACTGCGGATTTACGGTGCCGGTATCCTTAGCTCCGGTGGCGAGACCAAATACAGTCTGTCCAGCGAGCCGGAACATCTGACTTACAACGTGGAGCAGATCCTGCGTACCCCTTACAGAAAAGATGTTTTCCAGGAAAAATACTTTATCATTGACTCATACGAGGAATTATACCAGAGCATGCCTGAAATAGAGCGCCTTCTGGAAGAAATGGTCAATGAAGTGCCAGCCGAAGTAGCCAGGTAA
- the hisH gene encoding imidazole glycerol phosphate synthase subunit HisH produces the protein MNVAILKYNAGNVQSVIYALQRLGVDPVLTDDRETLLKADKVIFPGQGEASNAMRYLRERELDKLLLEMTQPVLGICIGQQLMCRHSEEGNTDCLGIFDLAVKKFPPREKVPHMGWNRLDNLKGPLFERLPEDPFVYYVHSYYCETGPDTVAESNYILPFSAALQKDNYYAIQAHPEKSGKDGAIMLENFLSL, from the coding sequence ATGAACGTCGCAATACTTAAATATAATGCGGGCAATGTGCAGTCTGTGATCTATGCCTTGCAAAGGCTGGGAGTGGATCCGGTACTGACAGATGACCGCGAAACCCTGCTTAAAGCAGATAAGGTGATTTTTCCCGGCCAGGGAGAAGCCAGCAATGCCATGCGCTACCTGCGGGAACGTGAACTGGATAAGTTGCTGCTGGAAATGACCCAGCCTGTTCTTGGCATATGCATAGGCCAGCAGCTTATGTGCCGTCATAGTGAAGAAGGTAACACCGATTGCCTTGGCATATTCGATCTGGCGGTTAAGAAATTCCCTCCCAGGGAAAAGGTACCGCATATGGGCTGGAACCGCCTGGATAATCTTAAAGGCCCCCTTTTTGAGAGGTTGCCCGAAGACCCTTTTGTGTACTACGTGCACAGCTACTACTGCGAGACAGGCCCTGATACGGTGGCAGAAAGCAATTACATACTCCCCTTTAGTGCCGCCCTGCAAAAAGATAATTACTATGCAATACAGGCCCACCCCGAAAAAAGCGGTAAAGACGGGGCCATTATGCTCGAAAACTTCTTATCCCTTTGA
- the hisA gene encoding 1-(5-phosphoribosyl)-5-[(5-phosphoribosylamino)methylideneamino]imidazole-4-carboxamide isomerase, which yields MEIIPAIDIIDGKCVRLTQGDYDQKKVYNEDPLEVAQEFEDAGLRRLHLVDLDGAKARHIVNHKVLEKLATKTGLHIDFGGGVKTDEDLRIAFESGAKQVTGGSIAVKDPAVFKGWLQSHGPEKIILGADVKGRNIAVSGWQEETTLDLFDFLADYREAGACYTICTDVSKDGLLQGPATDLYKEMLEREPEYKLIASGGVSGSQDLDALEDVGVFGVIIGKAIYEGRISLKELEQRIIKS from the coding sequence ATGGAGATCATACCTGCTATAGATATTATTGACGGTAAGTGTGTGCGCCTTACCCAGGGTGATTATGACCAGAAGAAGGTTTACAATGAAGACCCGCTGGAAGTAGCCCAGGAATTTGAGGATGCCGGCCTTCGCCGGCTGCATCTGGTAGATCTGGATGGAGCTAAAGCAAGGCATATAGTCAACCATAAAGTACTGGAAAAGCTAGCCACTAAAACCGGCCTCCACATTGACTTTGGTGGGGGAGTAAAAACCGATGAAGACCTCAGGATCGCTTTTGAAAGTGGTGCAAAGCAGGTGACCGGCGGCAGTATTGCCGTAAAAGATCCGGCCGTATTCAAGGGGTGGCTGCAAAGTCATGGGCCCGAAAAAATTATACTTGGTGCGGATGTAAAAGGCCGTAATATTGCCGTGAGCGGCTGGCAGGAAGAGACCACGCTCGACCTCTTCGATTTTCTGGCTGATTACCGGGAGGCGGGAGCCTGCTATACTATCTGTACAGACGTAAGTAAGGACGGTTTGCTGCAAGGGCCTGCCACCGATCTTTATAAAGAAATGCTTGAACGCGAGCCAGAATATAAACTGATAGCCAGTGGCGGGGTAAGTGGCTCACAGGATCTGGATGCACTGGAAGATGTAGGCGTGTTCGGAGTGATCATAGGCAAGGCCATTTATGAAGGGCGTATAAGCCTTAAGGAGTTAGAGCAAAGAATTATCAAATCATAA
- the hisF gene encoding imidazole glycerol phosphate synthase subunit HisF, giving the protein MLTKRIIPCLDVKDGRTVKGVNFVSLRDAGDPVELGKLYAENMADELVFLDITATVEKRKTLVDLVRRVAANVNIPFTVGGGISSVEDVSAMLSAGADKVSVNSAAVRKPELIDELAREFGSQCIVVAIDSRYVDDKHVVHTHGGRTPTEKETIAWAKEVEQRGAGEILLTSMDHDGTKAGFANELTAAISGMLTIPVIASGGAGTMEHFSDVFTAGKADAALAASIFHFREIDIMDLKRHLAGQEIPMRLH; this is encoded by the coding sequence ATGCTTACAAAGCGTATTATTCCCTGCCTGGATGTAAAAGATGGCCGTACCGTTAAAGGTGTAAACTTTGTGAGCCTGCGCGATGCCGGCGACCCTGTGGAGCTCGGAAAGCTCTATGCAGAGAACATGGCCGATGAGTTGGTATTTCTGGACATCACGGCTACGGTAGAAAAGCGTAAGACCCTCGTTGACCTGGTTCGCCGTGTCGCTGCCAATGTCAATATACCCTTTACCGTCGGTGGAGGAATCTCCTCTGTAGAGGATGTTTCTGCTATGCTAAGTGCCGGTGCAGACAAAGTATCAGTAAACTCAGCCGCTGTTCGCAAACCGGAACTTATAGATGAGCTTGCCAGAGAGTTTGGCAGCCAGTGCATTGTAGTTGCCATAGATTCCCGCTATGTAGATGATAAACATGTGGTGCACACCCATGGCGGGCGCACGCCTACTGAAAAGGAAACTATAGCTTGGGCCAAAGAAGTGGAACAACGCGGGGCAGGGGAGATCCTCCTCACCAGTATGGACCATGATGGTACCAAAGCTGGTTTTGCGAATGAACTTACGGCGGCAATCTCCGGCATGCTAACTATTCCCGTTATCGCCTCGGGTGGAGCCGGTACCATGGAGCACTTCAGCGATGTATTCACCGCCGGTAAGGCAGATGCGGCCCTGGCGGCAAGCATTTTTCACTTTCGTGAAATAGACATCATGGACCTGAAAAGGCATCTGGCCGGTCAGGAAATACCTATGAGGCTGCACTAG
- a CDS encoding cytochrome c: protein MIKSVLFFLIAIAVLIMTSCGDNRESGQVENLNGAEDPAEQRRTTIRMRQYKIQGKTLYNTECAQCHQEDGSGFAQLYPPLKDSDYLQESPGRTICLIKNGLSGEITVNGKTYSQAMPAHDLLTDLEIAEIMTYLYTEWGTPDQQRLYPVKEVTSVLQNCSE from the coding sequence ATGATAAAATCAGTACTATTCTTTCTGATCGCCATAGCTGTCTTAATAATGACTTCCTGCGGCGACAATAGGGAATCTGGCCAGGTGGAAAACCTGAATGGAGCTGAAGACCCGGCAGAGCAACGGCGAACGACCATTCGTATGCGCCAGTATAAGATCCAGGGCAAGACACTCTATAATACGGAGTGTGCCCAGTGTCACCAGGAAGACGGAAGTGGCTTTGCTCAATTATACCCTCCGCTGAAAGACTCTGATTACCTGCAAGAGAGCCCTGGGCGCACTATTTGTCTGATAAAAAATGGCCTATCGGGAGAAATAACAGTGAATGGGAAAACATACAGCCAGGCAATGCCGGCGCACGATCTCCTTACAGACCTGGAAATAGCTGAAATAATGACCTACCTGTATACGGAATGGGGCACTCCCGACCAGCAAAGGTTATACCCTGTAAAAGAGGTGACGTCCGTGCTGCAAAACTGCAGCGAGTAA
- a CDS encoding SCO family protein: MRTTFLLLLTATTATMTGCGKGKMDQGDAALPIYSPMSVEQREVEGQVVRDTVYDTIDDFAFVNQDSMVVTNATVDGKIYVADFFFTSCTTICPKMKQQMVRVYDRYKGNEEVALLSFSIDPEYDTVNLLNNYAEALGVSSDTWHFLTGEKEKIYEIGQGSFRVTAKEDPTARDGFLHSGAFTLVDKEGRVRGYYDGTVPEEVDKLIDDMALLLKEYRPARKDSNS; this comes from the coding sequence ATGAGAACGACATTTTTGCTGCTACTAACCGCCACTACTGCGACGATGACAGGGTGCGGTAAAGGAAAGATGGATCAAGGGGATGCCGCCTTACCTATCTATAGTCCGATGAGTGTAGAACAGCGGGAGGTAGAGGGACAGGTAGTGAGGGATACGGTATATGATACCATAGACGATTTCGCTTTTGTAAACCAGGATAGCATGGTGGTGACTAATGCTACGGTAGACGGGAAGATCTATGTGGCAGACTTCTTTTTTACCAGCTGTACCACTATCTGCCCTAAAATGAAGCAGCAGATGGTACGGGTATATGACCGCTATAAGGGTAACGAAGAAGTAGCCTTGCTAAGCTTTAGCATAGACCCTGAATATGACACGGTAAACCTGCTGAACAACTACGCGGAAGCTCTGGGAGTGTCTTCTGACACGTGGCACTTTCTGACGGGCGAAAAGGAAAAAATTTATGAGATAGGCCAGGGCAGCTTCCGTGTAACAGCAAAGGAGGATCCGACAGCCCGGGACGGTTTTTTGCACAGCGGAGCCTTTACGCTGGTAGATAAAGAAGGACGCGTCCGGGGCTATTATGATGGTACGGTACCGGAGGAGGTAGATAAGCTGATAGACGATATGGCGCTTCTGCTGAAAGAATATCGACCTGCCCGGAAAGACAGTAACTCATGA
- a CDS encoding CopD family protein codes for MDFRYLLALHIIFIVTWFAGLFYIVRLFVYQTEAYDKPEEARKVLLPQYKLMSKRLWYGITWPSAILTLVFGLSIVYTKYLTYGITIPAWLWVKFSLVFLLYAYHFACHYLFNRLMQDRPAMSAQKLRGWNEVATIFLISIVFLVKLQSSLSMLWGIIGLLVFTAVLMAAIKLYKRSREGKG; via the coding sequence ATGGATTTTCGTTACCTTCTGGCTCTCCACATCATCTTTATCGTTACCTGGTTTGCCGGCTTGTTTTATATAGTCCGGCTGTTTGTGTACCAGACTGAGGCATATGATAAGCCGGAGGAGGCGCGCAAGGTATTGCTGCCACAATATAAGCTCATGAGCAAAAGACTGTGGTATGGCATCACCTGGCCATCAGCTATACTAACCCTGGTATTCGGCCTTAGCATTGTGTACACTAAGTACCTCACTTACGGCATTACTATACCCGCCTGGCTATGGGTAAAATTCAGTCTGGTCTTTCTGCTTTATGCTTACCACTTTGCCTGCCACTACCTTTTTAACCGGCTTATGCAGGACCGTCCGGCTATGTCTGCACAAAAATTACGGGGTTGGAACGAGGTGGCTACCATATTTCTTATTTCCATTGTATTTCTCGTGAAGCTGCAAAGCTCATTGAGTATGCTTTGGGGTATTATCGGACTACTAGTGTTTACGGCTGTGCTGATGGCAGCCATTAAATTATACAAGCGATCACGTGAGGGAAAAGGGTGA
- a CDS encoding nucleoside-triphosphatase, with amino-acid sequence MKVLMLTGPKGAGKTTLLLEWLQDNEAGGILSPVEDGKRAFVSISSGLAWPMEAGPEEKGTVNVGRYAFSQAAFDQAVATLLFDLRAGNYPIIIDEVGPLELRGEGLHKVLMKITGSDKVPSLILVVREGLTEEVKKAYFEGADGVDVASIEKFKEKARSLKRAFQ; translated from the coding sequence ATGAAAGTACTTATGCTCACCGGTCCGAAGGGGGCAGGCAAAACGACGCTCCTGCTTGAGTGGCTACAGGACAATGAGGCTGGCGGGATACTAAGCCCGGTGGAGGACGGAAAACGGGCATTTGTATCAATCAGCAGCGGCCTGGCATGGCCTATGGAGGCAGGGCCGGAGGAAAAGGGAACAGTGAACGTAGGCCGCTATGCCTTTTCACAAGCGGCGTTCGACCAGGCCGTGGCGACACTGCTCTTTGACCTGCGGGCTGGAAACTACCCCATCATCATTGATGAAGTGGGACCGCTGGAGCTACGCGGAGAGGGTCTGCACAAGGTATTAATGAAAATAACCGGATCAGATAAAGTCCCGTCCCTGATTTTGGTGGTGAGGGAAGGACTTACCGAAGAAGTCAAAAAAGCCTATTTTGAAGGCGCTGATGGGGTGGATGTGGCTTCCATAGAAAAATTTAAAGAAAAAGCCCGTTCTTTAAAACGGGCTTTTCAGTAG
- a CDS encoding MOSC domain-containing protein, with protein sequence MDNSTPFITDLYIYPVKSLGGIRLKKSEVTPRGLAYDRRWMLVDRSGLFMSQRKTPRMALIKLRQTEEGFEAYLDSGELAPFKIPYLPETNELVPVKVQVWDDEVQARRVGKEADEWFTQVLGLRCSLVYMPDSSNRLVETAYAKSGEQVSFADGYPYLIIGQASLDDLNSRMEEALPMDRFRPNIVFGGTEPFAEDRWKHFKINGILFHAAKPCARCVLTTVNQKTAEKGPEPLTTLATYRRKDNKILFGQNLLHRGDGELKVGDTITVSEYKEAEL encoded by the coding sequence ATGGACAACTCAACTCCATTTATCACTGACCTTTACATTTATCCTGTAAAATCGCTTGGGGGCATACGTCTAAAAAAGAGCGAGGTCACGCCCCGTGGCCTGGCGTATGACCGGCGATGGATGCTGGTAGACCGCTCAGGGCTGTTTATGTCACAGAGAAAAACACCTCGGATGGCTTTGATCAAGCTGAGGCAGACGGAGGAAGGCTTTGAGGCATACCTTGACTCCGGAGAGCTGGCGCCTTTTAAGATCCCCTACCTTCCAGAAACTAACGAATTGGTGCCGGTGAAAGTACAGGTATGGGATGACGAAGTCCAGGCCCGGAGAGTAGGCAAGGAGGCTGATGAGTGGTTTACTCAGGTGCTAGGCCTGCGCTGTAGCCTCGTGTATATGCCGGATTCCTCTAACCGACTTGTGGAAACTGCCTACGCAAAAAGTGGTGAGCAGGTTAGTTTTGCCGATGGGTACCCCTACCTGATCATAGGTCAGGCCTCTCTGGATGACCTCAATAGCCGGATGGAAGAGGCATTACCTATGGACCGCTTCAGGCCGAATATTGTGTTTGGCGGTACGGAACCATTTGCGGAAGACAGGTGGAAACATTTCAAGATCAACGGCATTTTGTTTCATGCCGCCAAGCCCTGTGCACGATGTGTGCTGACTACGGTAAACCAAAAAACGGCTGAAAAAGGCCCTGAGCCGCTTACGACGCTGGCTACCTATCGCCGCAAAGACAACAAGATACTCTTTGGTCAAAACCTGCTACACCGGGGGGACGGGGAACTGAAGGTGGGGGACACGATCACAGTCAGTGAGTACAAGGAGGCAGAGCTATGA
- a CDS encoding Crp/Fnr family transcriptional regulator, with amino-acid sequence MSAQSKLWYFESVDMYELLCPHRVAGLAERHTFTHYRKGDYVYFSDQPSRYIYLIAKGRVKIGGHTPAGKELTKAILGKGEIFGEMALAGEESRSDYALAMDEDTAVCPMTIEDMHELMAEHKPLNMKIFKLIGFRLKKLERRIENLIFKDARTRIVEFLLDLAEEKGQKAGFEVVVRNHYTHKDIASLTGTSRQTVTTTMNDLRDKNLITFDRRRILYRDLEKLRHLAGHVHA; translated from the coding sequence ATGAGTGCCCAAAGCAAGCTTTGGTATTTTGAAAGTGTGGACATGTATGAGCTGCTTTGTCCTCACCGGGTAGCTGGCCTGGCCGAGCGCCACACGTTCACTCATTACAGAAAGGGAGACTACGTTTATTTTTCTGATCAGCCTAGCCGGTATATTTACCTTATAGCGAAAGGGAGAGTGAAAATAGGCGGCCATACCCCGGCCGGTAAAGAACTTACCAAGGCTATCCTGGGCAAGGGGGAAATATTTGGGGAAATGGCGCTGGCGGGCGAAGAGAGCCGGTCCGATTATGCCCTCGCGATGGACGAGGACACAGCGGTGTGTCCAATGACCATAGAGGACATGCACGAGCTGATGGCTGAGCATAAGCCACTGAATATGAAGATTTTCAAGCTAATTGGCTTCAGGCTTAAAAAGCTGGAGAGACGAATCGAAAACCTGATATTTAAAGATGCCCGTACCCGTATCGTGGAGTTTCTGCTGGATCTTGCCGAAGAAAAGGGGCAAAAAGCTGGCTTTGAGGTAGTGGTACGAAATCATTACACCCACAAAGACATCGCTTCCCTTACCGGTACTTCCCGGCAAACGGTAACGACAACAATGAATGACTTAAGAGATAAAAATCTAATAACGTTCGACCGAAGAAGGATTTTGTACCGCGATCTAGAAAAGCTCAGGCACCTGGCAGGGCATGTTCATGCCTAG
- a CDS encoding TIGR04282 family arsenosugar biosynthesis glycosyltransferase yields the protein MSNKALIVFIKNIVNNNVKTRLAATAGHPAAQKVYRILLDRTREATRETGADVTVYYTHEVLPEDEWSAEGCKQALQSPGDLGTRMKAAFTDQFDQGYEKVAIIGSDCPELDSSTIRKAYEMLDKYDVVLGPSEDGGYYLLAMKSLHEWLFQNKEWSTESVLQDTLEDLRTTGRTVGLLQTMNDIDTEEDLKSSALAWVLNAAAGKNSERT from the coding sequence ATGAGTAATAAGGCACTTATCGTTTTTATTAAAAATATCGTAAACAATAATGTTAAAACCAGACTTGCCGCAACGGCAGGGCATCCGGCAGCACAAAAGGTGTACCGTATACTGCTTGATCGTACGCGCGAGGCCACAAGGGAGACGGGTGCAGATGTAACAGTGTATTACACCCACGAGGTATTGCCAGAGGATGAATGGTCTGCAGAAGGCTGCAAACAAGCGCTGCAGTCACCGGGTGACCTGGGCACCCGAATGAAGGCAGCTTTTACGGACCAGTTCGATCAGGGGTATGAAAAAGTAGCCATTATTGGCAGTGACTGTCCGGAGCTGGACAGCTCCACGATCCGCAAAGCCTATGAAATGCTGGATAAATATGATGTGGTGCTGGGCCCTAGTGAGGACGGAGGGTATTACCTGCTGGCGATGAAAAGCCTGCATGAGTGGCTTTTTCAAAATAAGGAATGGAGTACAGAAAGTGTACTGCAGGATACGCTGGAAGACCTGAGAACTACAGGCAGAACTGTGGGGTTATTGCAGACTATGAATGATATAGACACGGAAGAAGACTTGAAAAGTAGTGCCCTGGCCTGGGTGCTGAATGCAGCAGCCGGGAAAAATAGTGAGCGGACATGA
- a CDS encoding rhodanese-like domain-containing protein produces the protein MMASETVPLMKGDKLDSLYDSDASLKIFDTRTREEFEISRLPGAVWIGDGDTIPPHNPDDSVPVVVYCSIGYRSGLAGERLLDSGYSEVYNLEGGIFHWVNAGKKLMNSHGAPTDTIHGYSPLWGSWINQGVVVYE, from the coding sequence ATGATGGCCAGCGAAACGGTTCCTCTTATGAAGGGGGATAAACTAGACTCTTTGTATGACTCCGACGCCTCATTGAAAATTTTTGATACGCGAACCAGGGAGGAATTTGAAATCAGTCGCTTACCAGGAGCGGTATGGATTGGTGATGGAGATACCATTCCTCCTCATAACCCGGATGACTCTGTACCCGTTGTGGTTTACTGTAGTATCGGATATCGAAGCGGGCTGGCGGGTGAACGGTTGCTTGACTCAGGATATAGTGAGGTATATAATCTTGAAGGCGGAATCTTTCATTGGGTCAATGCCGGCAAAAAACTGATGAACAGCCATGGGGCGCCCACGGATACGATACATGGATACAGCCCTTTGTGGGGCTCATGGATAAACCAGGGGGTGGTAGTATATGAGTAA
- a CDS encoding sensor histidine kinase has product MFRRTTIIKSTRVFTCCFWLLMIPLVSIGSSYSIVDSLLQVLPEKEKINARVDLLQNLASTYLPEQPRKAVPYLMESAAIADSLQNKPGLLKAYLLLAKSYEEQKNYPRAYQFLQSYVESSRGGTISPITEGAGATQKNQSLPPAQPEISRPEDMDYNMVNGFPISDGQPGNTISGEEFTNYFLLSSLLFIMGLVIVLFRITNQKQFANKKLELQNEEIAKQKEEIEMQKRSIERKNSELERKNHELDETNKEKDYLIGIVAHDLKSPLNQIMGLVNLIRLEGGENLLPNQAKCLDKIESSSKRLSGMINKILETKAIEASVSNLHLEETEISGLARNVTDDFRNMAMRKNISIECETPPGSYNCVVDRGFTQQILENLISNAIKFSPTNKHVRVFVRESDDTVVIGVQDQGPGFTDQDKKKLFGKFQRLTAKPTDSEGSTGLGLSIVKKYVDAMDGKVWVQSKKEQGATFFVEFKKANNSQPVLNP; this is encoded by the coding sequence ATGTTTAGGAGAACCACTATCATAAAGTCCACTAGGGTATTTACCTGTTGTTTCTGGCTGCTGATGATCCCATTGGTGAGCATAGGGTCTTCATACTCTATTGTAGACAGTCTATTGCAGGTGCTTCCTGAAAAAGAGAAGATTAACGCGCGTGTAGACCTTCTCCAAAACCTCGCCTCCACTTATCTACCGGAACAACCCCGCAAAGCAGTTCCCTACCTTATGGAAAGTGCAGCTATTGCGGATAGTCTGCAGAATAAACCCGGTCTGCTAAAAGCTTACTTGCTGCTGGCTAAAAGTTACGAGGAACAAAAAAATTACCCCAGGGCCTATCAATTTTTGCAATCCTATGTGGAGAGTAGCAGAGGGGGGACTATATCACCCATTACGGAAGGGGCTGGTGCTACACAGAAAAACCAATCGCTACCACCGGCACAGCCAGAAATATCCCGGCCTGAGGATATGGATTACAATATGGTGAACGGCTTCCCAATTTCCGATGGCCAGCCGGGAAATACTATATCCGGAGAAGAATTCACGAATTACTTTTTGCTTAGCAGCCTCCTCTTCATTATGGGACTGGTAATTGTATTATTCAGGATTACCAACCAAAAACAGTTTGCGAATAAAAAGCTGGAACTGCAGAATGAGGAGATAGCTAAGCAAAAGGAGGAAATCGAGATGCAAAAGCGTTCGATCGAGCGCAAAAACTCGGAACTGGAGCGAAAGAACCATGAGCTGGATGAGACCAATAAAGAAAAGGACTACCTGATAGGAATCGTAGCCCATGATCTGAAGAGCCCCCTGAACCAGATTATGGGACTAGTGAACCTGATCAGGCTGGAAGGGGGAGAGAATTTGCTCCCTAACCAGGCTAAGTGCCTTGATAAGATCGAGTCCAGTTCGAAGCGTTTGAGCGGTATGATCAATAAGATACTGGAAACAAAGGCGATAGAGGCTAGTGTAAGTAATCTTCACCTGGAGGAGACTGAAATCAGCGGCCTGGCCCGGAATGTTACGGATGACTTCCGCAATATGGCCATGCGTAAAAATATCAGTATCGAATGCGAGACCCCACCAGGCAGTTATAACTGTGTGGTGGATCGCGGATTTACCCAACAGATATTAGAGAACCTGATATCCAATGCGATTAAGTTTAGCCCTACTAATAAGCACGTGCGTGTATTTGTACGCGAGTCGGATGATACCGTAGTTATTGGTGTTCAGGACCAGGGTCCCGGGTTTACGGATCAGGACAAAAAGAAGTTATTCGGTAAGTTTCAGCGTCTTACAGCCAAACCCACCGATAGCGAAGGCAGTACGGGCCTGGGGCTGTCTATTGTAAAAAAATACGTAGATGCCATGGATGGCAAAGTATGGGTGCAGTCTAAAAAAGAACAGGGAGCCACCTTTTTTGTCGAGTTTAAAAAGGCCAATAATTCACAGCCCGTATTAAACCCCTGA